The genomic interval TCAAACGCTCTACCCCGCGTACAAGGGCCAGCGGAATCCCAAACCAGATGACTTGGAAGCGCTGCTGGGCCAGGCGGCCACGCTGATGACTCAGGCTGGCGCCATGCCGGCCGCAGCGCCGAATCATGAGGCCGATGATGTACTGGGTACGCTGGCCAGGCGTGCGCCGGGTCCTGTGGTCATCGTGACCAGCGACCGGGATCTGTTGAGCACGGTAACAGACCAGGTGTCTGTGTTTGACCCCCGAACCCGTCAGGTGATGACCCCAGCCGATGTCCAACGCAGATTTGGCGTTCCCCCAGCCCGCATGACCCTCTTCAAAAGTCTTTGTGGTGACGCGAGCGATAACATTCCAGGTGTTCACGGTCTGGGCGAGAAGGGGTCGGCACATCTGGCCCACCTTTACAGCACGGTTGACGAGGTCTTCGCACATGCACCCTCGGTGGAATTGAGGTACCGGAAACCGCTGCTGGCGGCCAATCGCAGCGAGATCGAGCTGTTCTTCCAACTGGTGACTGTCCGGGTGGATGCGCCCGTGGTCCGGGTTCGGTAGGCCTCCGCGTTCGAGCGTCACCCCAGAAGCCTGGGGTGGCGCAGGTCGCCATGTTGCCTCTTCCTCATCTGGCTCATTCCACCGTGACCTCATCGGACGGCCACCGACACAACCAAGCTGTCGTTCAAAGTTTCAGCGCACTGCTGACGCACCTTGAAGACAGTGCAGGCCGGACCCGGCTTGGCCAGTTGCTTGCTCGGCGGGAAACGGCAGTCATTCGGGGCCAGGGCGCACGGCTGCCGCTGGTTCTTTTTGACGGGCGTGCCTACGGCTGGAGCTCTCGTGGATGGCAGCGCACCAGCCTTCAGGCGCGGTCGACCACGATTGTCACGACCTACGATCTGACCCCCAGCCACCTGACTCTGAGCCTGCTGCGGGAGGAACTGACGCCCGAGCGCCTCGCCCTGCTGACGCCGACGTTGATTCGTCGGCCCGCGCAATGTGCGTGTTTGTGTCCACTGACCATCTTGGGTGTCTCTCCCCAGATGGCGGCCG from Deinococcus multiflagellatus carries:
- a CDS encoding 5'-3' exonuclease, translating into QTLYPAYKGQRNPKPDDLEALLGQAATLMTQAGAMPAAAPNHEADDVLGTLARRAPGPVVIVTSDRDLLSTVTDQVSVFDPRTRQVMTPADVQRRFGVPPARMTLFKSLCGDASDNIPGVHGLGEKGSAHLAHLYSTVDEVFAHAPSVELRYRKPLLAANRSEIELFFQLVTVRVDAPVVRVR